The following proteins are encoded in a genomic region of Thiomonas sp. X19:
- a CDS encoding LysR family transcriptional regulator, with amino-acid sequence MHADFNELACFAAIARLRSFRKAADERNVTASSLSHTMRSLEERLGVRLLNRTTRSVVLTDAGSQLLSRIEPMLAGISEALDQAHSFGSSLKGTLRLNVPRPAGRVLLAPIMDGFLRDHPETVIELITDDGIIDIVQTGFDAGVRFGESVALDMVAVPIGPAQRLVLVASPAYVSKTGPIRHPEDLKQRACIGRRFPSGLHYAWEFEKDGEKIAVRVVGPLVLDDDDMMVKAAAGGIGYAYVHESTAKSLLDSGQLVRSLDDWCPFIPSFHLYYPSRRHVSTVLRAFIDWCNAYYAGSGATR; translated from the coding sequence ATGCACGCCGACTTCAACGAACTTGCCTGCTTCGCCGCCATCGCCCGACTTCGTAGCTTTCGAAAGGCGGCGGACGAACGCAACGTGACCGCATCCAGCCTGAGCCACACGATGCGCAGCTTGGAGGAGCGCTTAGGGGTCCGATTGCTGAACCGCACAACGAGAAGCGTGGTGCTCACTGACGCGGGCTCCCAGCTGCTGTCTCGCATCGAGCCCATGCTCGCGGGAATCTCTGAAGCCCTCGATCAGGCCCATTCCTTCGGCTCCTCGCTCAAGGGCACCTTGAGGCTTAACGTCCCCCGGCCAGCCGGAAGGGTGCTCCTGGCGCCGATCATGGACGGCTTCCTACGAGACCATCCCGAGACCGTAATCGAACTCATAACAGACGACGGCATCATCGACATCGTCCAAACGGGCTTCGATGCCGGTGTTCGGTTCGGTGAGAGTGTCGCTCTCGACATGGTGGCAGTACCTATTGGCCCCGCTCAGCGCCTGGTCCTGGTGGCGTCTCCCGCTTATGTCAGCAAAACAGGACCCATTAGGCACCCAGAAGATCTGAAACAGCGCGCATGCATTGGGCGCCGTTTCCCGAGCGGCTTGCACTACGCCTGGGAGTTCGAAAAGGACGGAGAGAAGATCGCAGTTCGCGTGGTAGGGCCGCTCGTGCTCGACGACGACGACATGATGGTGAAGGCGGCGGCCGGAGGCATCGGCTACGCCTATGTCCATGAATCAACGGCCAAATCGCTTCTAGATAGCGGACAACTGGTCCGCTCCCTGGACGATTGGTGCCCCTTCATCCCGAGCTTTCACTTGTACTACCCGAGCAGAAGGCATGTCTCGACGGTGCTCCGAGCCTTCATTGACTGGTGCAATGCGTACTACGCCGGCTCGGGAGCGACGCGCTAG
- a CDS encoding single-stranded DNA-binding protein, giving the protein MASLNKVQLIGHLGRDPEVRYTADGVAVATLALATSRTWKDKGGERREDTEWSRVVLFGRLAEIAADFLSKGTQAYVEGQLRTRKWADKDGTERHTTEVVADELLLLTRREKDKPAEAAAAAATATGGLEWPVLDDPSGRAS; this is encoded by the coding sequence ATGGCCTCTCTCAACAAGGTGCAACTGATCGGTCACCTCGGCCGCGACCCCGAGGTGCGTTATACCGCAGACGGCGTGGCCGTCGCCACGCTCGCGCTTGCGACCTCACGCACCTGGAAAGACAAGGGCGGCGAGCGACGTGAAGACACCGAATGGTCGCGCGTCGTGCTATTCGGGCGACTGGCCGAGATTGCGGCGGACTTTTTGTCCAAAGGCACACAGGCTTATGTCGAGGGCCAGTTGCGCACGCGCAAATGGGCCGACAAAGATGGGACGGAACGGCATACAACCGAGGTCGTTGCCGATGAGTTGCTGTTGCTGACCCGACGGGAGAAGGACAAGCCTGCCGAAGCAGCCGCTGCTGCTGCGACTGCGACAGGCGGGCTGGAATGGCCTGTGCTGGACGATCCGTCGGGGCGCGCGTCATGA
- a CDS encoding MFS transporter — translation MPLVQGFGWLKMSSSSSPRGTLIAAALGFVVVLLDVSAVNVALGALHRDFATAVAGLQWVVNAYTLVFAALLLTSGSLGDRLGSRRVFLCGFTLFTLASAACSVAINLPMLVVARLVEGLGASLLVPNSLAILKRAFPDKLQRSRAVGWWGAIGGISLAAGPVLGGLLVTHWGWRSIFLINLPIGLVGGYLTLQYVAADGSRHPRHHDDGLDWPGQLVAILSLAAFTAALTEAGQLGWGSVWVQGGLLLAVVAAAGFIWIESRSRSPMLPLGLFRVSAFTIATISGVIVNFSYYGLIFIFSLFFQIEQQLSPQQTGMAFLPMTIVLMGVNVLAGRLISRMGAKRLMVLGLLIAASGYLLLLPVRVDGAYGWLVVPMLIASSGIALMVPTMTNVTLSSVDDSRAGIASGVLNSARQVGGLLGVAVFGYLVRNTGQRAFMQGMHWSLGMAVILLLAGSAMCWLRFGTDTEKQLS, via the coding sequence ATGCCTCTTGTTCAAGGCTTCGGATGGCTAAAAATGTCTTCTTCGTCTTCCCCACGTGGCACGCTGATTGCGGCTGCGCTTGGCTTCGTCGTGGTGTTGTTGGATGTCAGCGCAGTGAATGTGGCGCTTGGTGCATTGCACCGTGATTTCGCTACCGCCGTGGCGGGGCTGCAATGGGTGGTGAATGCTTACACGTTGGTATTTGCCGCACTGTTGTTGACCAGTGGCTCGCTTGGAGATCGTTTGGGGTCGCGGAGGGTCTTCCTGTGCGGCTTCACACTGTTCACGCTGGCATCGGCTGCCTGTAGCGTCGCCATCAACTTGCCGATGCTGGTCGTTGCCCGGCTGGTCGAAGGTCTTGGAGCGTCGCTGCTGGTTCCCAATTCGCTAGCCATACTCAAGCGCGCCTTTCCGGACAAGCTGCAGCGCAGCCGCGCCGTGGGCTGGTGGGGTGCTATCGGCGGCATATCCCTGGCAGCCGGGCCGGTGCTGGGTGGCTTGCTGGTCACGCATTGGGGTTGGCGCAGCATCTTTCTCATCAATCTTCCGATCGGACTTGTGGGTGGCTATCTCACGCTTCAGTACGTCGCTGCCGACGGCTCGCGCCACCCGCGCCACCATGACGATGGCCTGGATTGGCCTGGACAGCTCGTTGCTATCCTTTCATTAGCTGCATTCACGGCTGCGCTCACGGAAGCGGGACAGCTGGGTTGGGGTAGTGTCTGGGTACAGGGCGGTTTGTTGCTCGCGGTAGTTGCTGCCGCGGGATTCATCTGGATTGAATCGCGTAGCCGTTCGCCGATGCTGCCGCTTGGGCTATTTCGTGTGTCCGCCTTCACAATCGCGACGATCTCGGGTGTCATCGTTAATTTTTCCTACTACGGGCTGATCTTCATTTTCAGCCTGTTCTTCCAGATCGAGCAACAGCTTTCACCGCAGCAGACTGGAATGGCATTTCTGCCCATGACGATTGTGCTGATGGGGGTCAACGTACTTGCCGGACGCCTCATTAGCCGGATGGGCGCGAAGCGGCTAATGGTTCTGGGCTTGCTCATTGCTGCATCGGGATACCTGTTGCTTCTACCTGTTCGCGTCGATGGAGCCTATGGTTGGCTGGTGGTGCCGATGCTCATAGCGTCCAGCGGCATTGCCTTGATGGTCCCGACTATGACCAACGTCACGCTATCTTCGGTGGATGATTCGCGAGCGGGTATCGCATCGGGTGTCCTCAATTCCGCACGCCAAGTGGGCGGACTCCTCGGTGTTGCTGTTTTTGGCTATCTGGTACGCAATACCGGACAGCGGGCTTTTATGCAGGGTATGCATTGGTCGCTCGGCATGGCAGTCATACTGCTGTTGGCGGGAAGCGCCATGTGCTGGCTAAGGTTTGGCACAGATACAGAGAAGCAATTGAGCTGA
- a CDS encoding IS630 family transposase, which produces MRTGRPKVELLLSDEERSQLQSYARSRSLPAALSRRARMVLSSADGEPNNAIAERLKLTKATVGKWRKRFIERRIAGLYDDVRPGKPRSIDDERVAHLIKTTLHTKPANGSTHWSVRSVAAETGISKSSVARYFQLFGLQPHRTESFKLSNDPFFIEKLRDVVGLYLSPPDNALVICVDEKSQCQALERTQPMLPMGFGYVEGVTHDYKRHGTTTLFAALNVINGAVLAACKPRHRHQEFLSFLREIDEAVPAELDIHCICDNYATHSHPKIKAWLAARPRWHMHFIPTYSSWLNQVERFFALITDKAIRRGSFTSVKQLVQRIDHFVAAHNMNCQPFKWTATADSILEKLHRLCSRISGTGH; this is translated from the coding sequence ATGAGAACAGGCAGACCGAAGGTTGAATTGCTGCTGTCGGACGAGGAACGTTCGCAGCTTCAGTCCTATGCGCGCAGCCGCTCGCTGCCCGCGGCTCTGAGCAGGCGGGCCCGCATGGTTCTGAGCAGTGCGGACGGTGAACCGAACAACGCCATTGCCGAGCGCTTGAAGCTGACCAAGGCCACAGTGGGCAAATGGCGCAAGCGGTTCATCGAGCGACGCATCGCCGGGCTGTACGACGACGTGCGGCCGGGCAAGCCGCGCTCAATCGACGATGAACGCGTAGCGCACCTGATCAAGACCACGCTGCACACCAAGCCGGCCAACGGCTCGACGCATTGGAGCGTGCGCTCGGTGGCCGCCGAGACCGGCATCTCCAAGAGCAGCGTCGCGCGCTACTTCCAACTCTTCGGTCTGCAGCCCCATCGCACCGAGAGCTTCAAGCTGTCCAACGACCCCTTCTTCATCGAGAAGCTGCGCGACGTGGTCGGCCTGTACCTGAGCCCGCCGGACAACGCGCTGGTGATCTGCGTGGACGAGAAGAGCCAGTGTCAGGCGCTGGAGCGCACCCAGCCGATGCTGCCCATGGGGTTCGGCTATGTCGAGGGTGTCACCCACGACTACAAGCGCCACGGTACGACCACGTTGTTCGCGGCGCTGAACGTGATCAACGGCGCGGTGCTGGCGGCGTGCAAACCGCGCCACCGGCACCAGGAATTCCTGTCCTTCCTGCGCGAGATTGACGAGGCCGTGCCCGCCGAACTGGACATCCACTGCATCTGCGACAACTACGCCACCCACAGCCATCCCAAGATCAAAGCCTGGTTGGCAGCACGACCGCGTTGGCACATGCACTTCATCCCCACCTACAGCTCCTGGCTCAATCAGGTCGAGCGCTTCTTCGCGCTGATCACCGACAAGGCCATTCGCCGCGGCTCGTTCACCAGCGTCAAACAACTCGTGCAACGCATCGACCACTTCGTCGCCGCCCACAACATGAACTGCCAGCCGTTCAAGTGGACCGCTACTGCCGACTCCATCCTCGAAAAACTGCATCGACTTTGCTCACGTATCAGCGGGACTGGACACTAG
- a CDS encoding LysR family transcriptional regulator: MENLNWDDVRLLLLVARTRSLSAAAVQLGVSPSTVGRRIALLERALGVTLFMRHASGYRLTEDGASLLQDARRVEDAMVQLQGRAADAGSTPRGHVRLATNEALANLLILPRWAALAPRYPDLVLELVTGAAIQDLYRRDADLALRLVRPEAGGLTVRKLGVQAYAVYAAKGLAPQTRKPGKAGLGKLPWIGWDASIQHLVQARWQREQFPEARIALTANSLFTQLHAAEQGLGLAVLPCYIADTHPQLTRCLSPGQCVSQDIWLVIQQGLRDAPRVRVIADMVAAVVSDNRKALEGLPP, from the coding sequence ATGGAAAACCTGAACTGGGATGATGTGCGCCTGTTGCTGCTGGTGGCGCGCACGCGCAGCCTGTCGGCGGCGGCGGTGCAGCTCGGAGTGAGTCCCTCCACGGTGGGGCGGCGCATCGCGCTGCTGGAACGTGCGCTGGGCGTGACGCTGTTCATGCGCCACGCCAGCGGCTACAGACTGACGGAGGACGGCGCCTCACTGCTGCAGGATGCCCGGCGCGTCGAAGATGCCATGGTGCAACTGCAAGGCCGGGCGGCGGATGCAGGCAGCACTCCCCGAGGGCATGTGCGCCTGGCGACCAACGAGGCGCTGGCGAATCTGCTGATCCTGCCGCGCTGGGCGGCGCTTGCGCCCCGTTATCCGGATCTCGTGTTGGAACTGGTGACCGGGGCTGCGATCCAGGATCTGTATCGGCGCGACGCCGATCTGGCGCTGAGGCTGGTTCGGCCCGAGGCCGGCGGTCTCACCGTGCGCAAGCTGGGGGTGCAGGCGTATGCGGTGTACGCCGCCAAGGGGCTGGCGCCGCAGACCCGCAAGCCCGGCAAGGCGGGGCTCGGCAAACTGCCCTGGATCGGCTGGGATGCCTCCATCCAGCACCTGGTGCAGGCGCGCTGGCAGCGCGAGCAGTTTCCCGAAGCGCGCATCGCGCTGACGGCGAACAGCCTGTTCACCCAGCTGCACGCAGCGGAACAGGGCCTGGGGCTGGCCGTGCTCCCGTGCTACATCGCGGATACCCATCCGCAGCTCACGCGCTGCCTTTCACCGGGGCAATGCGTGTCGCAGGACATCTGGCTGGTGATCCAGCAAGGCCTGCGCGACGCGCCGCGGGTGCGCGTCATCGCGGACATGGTTGCCGCCGTGGTCAGCGACAACCGGAAAGCCCTCGAAGGCCTTCCGCCCTGA
- a CDS encoding nucleoside 2-deoxyribosyltransferase, with amino-acid sequence MRLLRDCDGVLANLSPFRGVEPDRGSVFEAAFALAIGKPVAAWIGDHWNTRERSAVLRRVWRDADGRVRDKTDGGLVEDFGLPVNLMLACSLL; translated from the coding sequence TTGCGTCTGCTGCGCGATTGCGACGGGGTGCTGGCGAATCTCAGCCCGTTCCGCGGTGTGGAACCGGATCGCGGATCTGTGTTTGAGGCGGCTTTCGCCTTGGCCATCGGCAAGCCCGTGGCCGCCTGGATCGGTGACCACTGGAACACCCGAGAACGATCCGCCGTGCTGCGCAGAGTCTGGCGTGATGCCGATGGCCGGGTACGCGACAAGACCGATGGGGGTCTCGTCGAGGACTTCGGCCTGCCCGTCAATCTGATGTTGGCTTGCAGTTTGCTGTGA
- a CDS encoding AlpA family transcriptional regulator, whose protein sequence is MNEPLRLLVTAEEAARMLSMGRSTFWRNVSAGVLPQPVRIGGLTRWRVADLVQVVDPGAQTMAEQGRAA, encoded by the coding sequence GTGAATGAACCCCTGAGACTACTCGTGACTGCGGAGGAAGCGGCCCGCATGCTTTCGATGGGCCGATCGACCTTCTGGCGTAACGTCAGCGCAGGGGTCTTGCCGCAGCCCGTGCGCATCGGCGGCCTCACCCGCTGGCGGGTCGCCGATCTGGTGCAGGTGGTGGATCCGGGGGCACAAACGATGGCGGAGCAGGGGAGGGCGGCATGA
- a CDS encoding aldo/keto reductase: MNQRQLGNSGLTVSALGLGCMGMSFAYGGALDDDSIRAVHRAFELGVTFFDTAEVYGPFTNEELLGKAIKGLPRDRIQIATKFGFKILPHGNGLERMVGVDSRPSHVREVVEQSLKRLDIDAIDLLYQHRVDPAIPIEDVVGAMADLVAAGKVRHLGLCEVSTATLRAAHAVHPISAVQSEYSLWSREPERGVLGVCRQLGIGFVPYSPLGRGFLTGKLTSADQLAASDFRKSLPRFQAEALARNLRVFELFGEVARAKGCTPAQLALAWLLAQGDFIVPIPGARTLEHIEDNAGAAALQLSASEIRAVESALDLQAISGARYNEGDLALVEG, translated from the coding sequence ATGAATCAACGTCAGCTGGGAAACAGTGGGCTCACAGTCTCGGCGCTGGGCCTGGGCTGCATGGGCATGAGCTTCGCATACGGCGGCGCGCTGGATGATGACTCGATCCGCGCAGTTCACCGGGCTTTCGAGCTCGGCGTCACCTTCTTCGACACGGCAGAGGTCTACGGTCCATTCACGAACGAAGAGCTGCTCGGCAAGGCCATTAAAGGACTTCCTCGCGATCGCATCCAGATCGCGACCAAGTTCGGATTCAAGATCTTGCCGCATGGTAACGGGTTGGAGCGCATGGTCGGGGTCGACAGCCGGCCGAGCCACGTCCGCGAAGTGGTCGAGCAGTCCCTCAAGCGCCTGGACATCGATGCCATCGATTTGCTCTATCAGCACCGGGTAGATCCTGCGATCCCTATCGAAGACGTCGTTGGAGCCATGGCAGACCTTGTAGCCGCGGGCAAGGTACGTCATCTCGGACTGTGCGAGGTATCGACTGCCACCCTCCGCGCCGCCCATGCTGTTCATCCGATCTCGGCCGTTCAGAGCGAGTACTCCCTCTGGAGCCGGGAGCCCGAGCGCGGTGTCCTTGGGGTCTGCCGGCAGCTCGGAATCGGCTTCGTCCCGTACAGCCCGCTCGGACGAGGTTTCCTCACGGGCAAGCTGACGTCCGCTGATCAGTTGGCCGCGTCGGATTTCCGCAAGTCTCTCCCGCGGTTCCAGGCGGAGGCGCTCGCTCGGAATCTGCGTGTCTTCGAACTGTTCGGCGAGGTGGCCAGGGCTAAGGGGTGCACTCCCGCACAACTCGCGTTGGCGTGGCTCTTGGCTCAAGGCGACTTCATCGTGCCGATACCGGGCGCCAGAACGCTCGAGCACATAGAAGACAACGCGGGAGCCGCCGCTCTGCAACTGTCCGCCTCCGAGATCCGCGCGGTCGAGTCCGCACTGGATCTGCAGGCGATCAGCGGTGCTCGCTACAACGAAGGAGACCTCGCGCTGGTCGAGGGCTGA
- a CDS encoding YdaS family helix-turn-helix protein, with translation MRTNTRLSEATSAHGGLSACARMIGVRPPTLHQWIKGLRPVPPRRCYAIESALAVRRWDLRPNDWHLIWPELVRAPGAPAVTESTPGAGPPREDSRE, from the coding sequence ATGAGAACCAACACCCGCCTGTCCGAAGCGACCTCAGCCCATGGCGGTCTGTCCGCTTGTGCACGCATGATCGGCGTGAGGCCCCCCACCCTGCATCAATGGATCAAGGGGCTGCGTCCGGTACCCCCGCGGCGATGCTATGCAATCGAGTCCGCGCTGGCGGTTCGCCGTTGGGATCTCCGACCCAACGACTGGCATCTGATCTGGCCGGAACTGGTGCGCGCACCGGGTGCGCCGGCCGTGACCGAATCCACGCCCGGCGCCGGGCCACCGCGAGAGGACAGCCGTGAATGA
- a CDS encoding MFS transporter codes for MALACAVTVANLYYAQPLLQQFAATFHASIAEVGVVPSAVQIGYAGGLLFLGPLGDRHARHRLILGLGALLPLALLAAAAAPSVLWLAFAMLAVGLLSSIIQQIIPLVAHVTPTPSRGKAIGIVMSGLMIGILGGRVIAGGIAQWANWRWAFAFGAASSAATWMMLWRVLPRLPAQVEETQGYVALMTSTLGQFVRHRELRFAALTGALFFGSFSVFWVGLTPVLQGPAYGYGPAVVGAFGLLGIAGASSAAFAGRWSDRPGGARRVRLAALVTMLLSWGAAAFAMQGVWGLIIGCLAIDAGCQGAHIANLATIHALPGEARSRINAVYMSAYFGGGAIGSLIASLAWDVGGWLAVVLCGALFAGLGLVVEYARSFDSITSF; via the coding sequence ATGGCCCTGGCCTGCGCGGTCACGGTCGCCAATCTTTACTACGCGCAGCCCTTGTTGCAGCAGTTCGCGGCGACGTTTCATGCAAGCATCGCGGAGGTCGGCGTGGTGCCGTCGGCGGTGCAGATCGGATACGCCGGTGGTTTGCTGTTCCTGGGTCCCTTGGGCGACCGGCATGCCCGGCATCGTCTCATTTTGGGTCTGGGCGCGCTGCTGCCTTTGGCCTTGCTGGCCGCCGCTGCCGCACCTTCCGTGCTCTGGCTGGCCTTCGCGATGTTGGCCGTCGGGCTGTTGTCCTCGATCATTCAGCAGATCATTCCGTTGGTGGCGCATGTCACGCCGACTCCTTCGCGCGGCAAAGCGATTGGCATTGTGATGAGCGGACTGATGATCGGCATTCTCGGTGGACGGGTGATTGCAGGCGGTATTGCACAGTGGGCGAACTGGCGGTGGGCGTTCGCCTTCGGTGCCGCCTCAAGCGCCGCGACGTGGATGATGCTGTGGCGCGTGCTGCCACGGCTGCCCGCGCAGGTGGAAGAAACGCAGGGATATGTCGCGCTGATGACCTCGACGCTGGGTCAGTTCGTCCGGCATCGCGAACTGCGTTTCGCGGCGTTGACGGGCGCGCTGTTCTTCGGCAGTTTCAGCGTGTTCTGGGTCGGGCTGACCCCTGTATTGCAAGGCCCGGCCTATGGCTATGGCCCGGCGGTAGTCGGCGCGTTCGGTTTGCTGGGCATCGCCGGGGCATCCTCCGCCGCATTCGCGGGGCGCTGGTCCGATCGCCCGGGCGGTGCGCGCCGGGTGCGGCTGGCGGCACTGGTGACGATGCTGCTTTCATGGGGGGCGGCAGCGTTCGCCATGCAGGGTGTCTGGGGGCTGATCATCGGCTGCCTCGCCATCGATGCAGGCTGCCAAGGCGCGCACATTGCCAATCTCGCCACGATTCACGCCTTACCTGGTGAAGCCCGCAGCCGCATCAATGCGGTGTACATGAGCGCGTACTTTGGTGGTGGCGCCATCGGTTCGTTGATCGCCAGTCTGGCCTGGGACGTGGGCGGCTGGCTGGCCGTGGTGCTGTGCGGTGCCCTGTTTGCGGGGCTAGGTTTGGTGGTGGAGTACGCCCGGTCGTTTGATTCCATCACTTCGTTCTGA
- a CDS encoding DUF1376 domain-containing protein, translating into MTQVSPSRDISPAPLTPPTCDLRAMPHMPLDVTRVLNSDFIAQTDCPAFKVGMTLMMTSWQQVPAASLPSDDKSLAWLAHVTPQRWRKIKEQALRGWMLCSDGRLYHPVIAEFALDAFDKVRDRLDDSAPARRISSSAERMRRLRARQKAERDADSAASHVTPEVTPRDVTSDGSDASPVTPPPNTPPPKEEEKEKGSDARNASPVMPTVTQPVTPITASQPQRHLPILQSMPAAAVADAPSPPPISQTQDTTPNPAPMDGKAKGKHPLLTLAEKHLAEQLWQHYSEAFQSRYDAPPLRDGKVNYQLASLTRSLGQQAPAVAAHYLQSNHDWYVRKGHDLGTLLADASKVRADWMAASKRAAQLDAVRARNHQPPQTATPPKESPPAPETIRAQLAALQDKFTRRAASA; encoded by the coding sequence ATGACGCAGGTCTCTCCCAGCCGTGACATCAGCCCCGCCCCTCTCACCCCACCCACCTGCGACCTGCGCGCCATGCCTCACATGCCGCTGGACGTGACGCGAGTGCTCAACTCCGACTTCATCGCCCAGACCGACTGCCCCGCCTTCAAGGTCGGCATGACGCTGATGATGACGAGCTGGCAGCAGGTGCCCGCGGCCAGTCTGCCCTCGGACGACAAATCCTTGGCCTGGCTGGCCCACGTCACCCCGCAGCGCTGGCGCAAGATCAAAGAGCAGGCGCTGCGCGGATGGATGTTGTGCAGCGACGGCCGTCTGTATCACCCCGTCATCGCCGAGTTCGCACTGGACGCCTTTGACAAAGTGCGAGACCGGCTCGACGACAGCGCCCCAGCCCGGCGCATCAGCAGCAGCGCCGAGCGCATGCGCCGCCTGCGCGCCCGGCAGAAAGCCGAGCGTGACGCCGACTCAGCAGCGTCACATGTGACGCCCGAAGTGACGCCGCGTGACGTCACCAGTGACGGAAGTGACGCGTCACCTGTGACGCCCCCTCCCAACACCCCACCCCCTAAAGAAGAAGAGAAAGAGAAAGGGAGTGACGCACGTAACGCGTCACCTGTGATGCCGACCGTGACGCAGCCAGTGACGCCCATCACCGCGTCACAGCCCCAGCGTCACCTGCCCATCCTTCAATCCATGCCTGCGGCTGCAGTCGCTGACGCGCCTTCGCCGCCCCCCATCTCTCAGACACAAGACACGACCCCCAACCCGGCGCCGATGGACGGCAAGGCCAAAGGCAAACACCCGCTGCTCACCCTTGCAGAAAAACACCTCGCCGAGCAACTCTGGCAGCACTACAGCGAGGCCTTCCAGTCCCGCTACGACGCCCCGCCGCTGCGCGACGGAAAGGTGAACTACCAGCTCGCCAGCCTCACCCGCAGCCTGGGTCAGCAAGCCCCGGCCGTCGCTGCTCACTACCTCCAGAGCAACCACGACTGGTACGTCCGCAAGGGACACGACCTCGGCACCCTGCTGGCCGACGCCAGCAAGGTGAGAGCCGACTGGATGGCCGCCAGCAAACGCGCCGCCCAGCTCGACGCCGTGCGCGCCCGCAACCACCAGCCTCCGCAAACCGCCACCCCGCCCAAGGAGTCCCCACCCGCCCCGGAAACCATCCGAGCCCAGCTCGCCGCCCTGCAAGACAAATTCACCCGCCGCGCCGCCAGCGCCTGA
- a CDS encoding helix-turn-helix transcriptional regulator — protein sequence MSKVTLARAMEIKPPSVQDWIHHGRVAKSRLGALFQYFSDVVGPEHWGVREEWGYNPSLRIVDGMVTLPQYDLKAAAGPGRYLEAQLRVGAVQVCQDIVARILRNSGVALASLALVTVAGDSMEPTINDGDIVVIDRSVETIDRDGVYLFTFGDETFIKRIQRMPKSLSVNSDNGLYKGWEISPEETSSLHVHGRVIWAWLGKPI from the coding sequence GTGTCGAAGGTCACCCTGGCGCGCGCCATGGAGATCAAGCCGCCGTCTGTACAGGACTGGATCCACCATGGTCGCGTGGCCAAGTCTCGCCTCGGCGCCCTGTTTCAATATTTCTCAGACGTCGTCGGGCCGGAACACTGGGGGGTGCGCGAAGAGTGGGGATACAACCCCTCCCTGCGCATCGTCGATGGGATGGTCACCCTGCCTCAGTACGACCTGAAGGCGGCCGCGGGACCGGGGCGCTACCTGGAAGCCCAGTTGCGCGTCGGCGCTGTGCAGGTCTGTCAAGACATCGTGGCCCGCATCCTGCGCAACTCAGGCGTGGCGCTGGCTTCGCTTGCGCTGGTCACGGTCGCAGGCGACTCGATGGAGCCCACGATCAATGACGGCGACATCGTCGTCATTGATCGATCGGTGGAAACCATCGATCGTGACGGCGTCTACCTCTTCACCTTCGGCGACGAAACCTTTATCAAACGCATCCAGCGCATGCCGAAGTCCCTGTCCGTCAACTCGGACAATGGTCTCTACAAGGGCTGGGAGATCTCTCCTGAAGAAACGTCCAGCTTGCACGTTCACGGCCGCGTGATCTGGGCATGGCTCGGCAAGCCAATCTGA
- a CDS encoding carboxymuconolactone decarboxylase family protein, with protein sequence MSEFSERYERGWNVLKTIDGEAGERVIASLQDVAPDLARYIIEFGFGDVYARGVLSLKEREIATVAALTALGTAQPQLKVHLHGALNVGCSREEVVEVLIQMAVYAGFPAALNGIMALKEVLAERVQIGLAP encoded by the coding sequence ATGTCTGAATTCTCTGAACGCTACGAGCGTGGCTGGAATGTGCTCAAGACCATCGACGGCGAAGCCGGCGAGCGCGTCATCGCCTCCCTGCAGGATGTCGCACCCGATCTGGCGCGCTACATCATCGAGTTCGGCTTCGGTGATGTGTATGCAAGGGGCGTTCTCAGCTTGAAGGAGCGCGAGATCGCCACCGTCGCCGCGCTCACCGCGCTCGGCACCGCGCAGCCGCAACTCAAGGTGCATCTGCATGGGGCGCTCAACGTCGGCTGCAGCCGCGAGGAGGTGGTCGAGGTGCTGATTCAGATGGCCGTCTATGCCGGATTTCCCGCCGCGCTCAACGGCATCATGGCGTTGAAGGAGGTTCTGGCCGAGCGCGTTCAGATTGGACTGGCCCCCTGA